A region of the Falco peregrinus isolate bFalPer1 chromosome 4, bFalPer1.pri, whole genome shotgun sequence genome:
GTAAAAGAATAGCCAGTTGACTTTGAATATGAACGTTCTCCACAACCTTAAAGCTTGTTTTGATGACTGTAATCTTATTCCAAACCCACtgtgtttaataaaaatttcagaacTTGAAGAATATTTATTATGGAATACAAAAATACTATCTATGTAAAAACAATAAGTTAGTTTATTTACAGTACTTTACACTACTCTGCTCTAGGGCTTCCTTTGCATTGgacttattttcattattttacatgCCTTTATAATTTTGCACaaagcatttccaaaagcaTGTCATCCATGTTCACTGCTCCAATGATGGGCTTAAAGAATAATTCAGCAATCACATTAGCATTAATAGATCTTAACAAGGATAGAACAACATTCAGCTTGGCAAATCTGGCTTCATCACCTCTGTGAATGAGTCTGACATGTTCATTTAAAGCTTGTTGTGCTTCCCTCTGCAGTCCTTCAATGTACTGTGTACACTGCAGTCCAGGTaggtctgaaaagaaaaataaattattttgtttacgTAGGTATTGAttatgaaacaatatttttcttacagaacaACTACTAACAGATTACAGGTTGTATTTATCACACAAGGaatgaagcaaacaaaattgCTAGAGGACTTCTCGCATGCAGAATCAACATGCCAAATTTTAAACTGCAGCTCAAAATCTCATCATGTTGGTGTTCTGGAAATTCAATACTCCTCTTCACTACACAGACTTGAAATACGTTTGCCAACATTCACTTCAGTGTTAAATAAATTAGCTGATAAAAACTTTGATTGAAGAATGCTCTCCAAAACACCTTTAAAGTGGCAAATGCAACCTGTAAGCAGCGAggaagacaataaaaataactcGTTAACTTGTTCGTTTCCACAAAATGTAGTATTCACATTTCAGGCATCTTTTGGCAACAGTTTCTGAGTAGCTCCAGATTACAAGTGGCAAGAAGCATGAACTCCAGTGTACAACACAAGAGTTTCCTGGTGAACCACCTAGAGAGGACACTGAAGGACAGCGAGCGCGGTTTCCCCTCGCCAGGCCAGCCGGCCGTtcggcggggggagcgggccgggccgggccgggccgggccccccggTCGCAGGGCAGCGCCGGGCGCCGTGTGCAGCCCACCCGCCGCCCCCGGGTAAGGCACGGCCGTGAGCACCACCCGCGGCACCTGCGGCAGCCTCGGCAACGCGAGGTGGCAAGTCAACCCCAGCAAACGCTACACGCACAGCCGAAACAGCACGTTGCTGCTGGAAGCCCTGAGCCCTCTCCTGCTTGCCTTCCACGGCGTGCAGACCCCCCGGGAAAGCACACCTACACCCGGTAAGCACGCTTACCCcccagcggcggcgggggctccCCCCGCTCCAGCCGCCCCCCTCTGAGGAGGCGCTGCCAGGCGCCCCGCTCGGAAACGAGCAGGGAGGGCTGCTGCCGCCCAGCTCCCCACAAGCGACTGCCTCGGGTTTGGTTTGGCGGCCGAAAGCCTCCGCGGagggcggccgccgccggggcccccgacccagctgcagctgtaccGCCTCCAGCCGGCGACGGCTCCCGGCCCGCAGCCGGGGCCGTGAGGAGGGGACAGCGGGGTGAAACCTTGCGCTGCGtccccctcctccaccacctctgTCCCCCTGAGGAAGAGCCCCGGGTCCGCCCCGCCTGGCCGGGGGTACGAGCAGGCTCCCCCCGTTagcccgctgcccgcccgccccgcgcctcCCCGTGAGGCGgaccccgccgccccccgggcaCTCACCCGGGTTGAAGAGCACCGTCCCCTTGAGGTACGCGTACTCCTTGGTGCTGATATCCAGGCTCCAGCACTTGGCCAGGAAGCCCTTGATGGCCTGAATCTCGCCGGCCGAGGGCAGGTGCGGGCCGCCGCCGTCGGGGCCGCGGTGCGGCCGGCCCGGTGCCGGtccccgcggcgggggccgctCGCCCTGCCGCCGGGTGGTGAGGATCCTCTGCAGCATGCTGGGCTCCGCGCACTCCACCGTCTCGAAGTGCACCCGGTCCTgcgccagccccagcaccagcaggggcGCCCAGCAGCTGCGgaccagcaggagctgctcctcCAGTGGCAGCTCCTGGAAGCAGGGCACGTTCTGGACGAAGCGCAGCGTCTTCACCAGCACGGCCGAGGCCGCCTTGCATGCCACCTGCGGGCTCCTCAGGGCCACCCGCCGCCTTGTCCCGCACGGGCAGCCGCGGGACGCCAGCCCCTGCCTcggcccctgccccgccggcgACGCCTCCCGTTCCTCGCTCCGGAGGATGTTGTagaggatgctgctgtgccGCCTGCTGTCCGCGCAGCAGCGGCAGCGCTCCAGGCACGCCATGGCGCCCGGGGGTACGGCGCCCCGGGGGTACGGCGGGGCGGTGGCAGTGCCTGCAGCTGCGGGCCGCCGGGAGACGCGCACTGCTCGCCCTCTGCCCGGCTCCTAAGTTATTTATAGCCGGCGGGCgagtgtgtgcgtgtgcgtgtgtgcagcCGCAGGCGCTGTACCAGCGGATCAAAGGGGCACACACTTCACTGgctggaaaagagagagaggagggggaaaaaaatcgAAAATACAGccagccctcctccccctcccctcccctcccctcccgagACAGCGATACCTAGAGGGAGCCGGGGAGCGGGCCGCCCCCTACGTGGTTTGCGGCGCGGAGAGCGGCCGAGCGCCCGCCTCCTCCTCCGgtgcggggccgcggggcgtCCCGTCGCTCCCCATCCTTCCGGGGCCCCGTCCCGGTGTGTGTTATCCATCCCAGGCTCCTCTGagcggggaggggaaggggaaggggaaggggaaggggaaggggaaggggaaggggaaggggaaggggaaggggaaggggaaggggaaggggaaggggaaggggaaggggaaggggaaggggaaggggaaggggaagggagctCACACCGCTGTCGCTTTGCCCCCGCCACGCGCCGCCACCCTGCGGGGCAGCTCCCGCTGCCGCTGTCCGCGAGACCCCCGCGGGGTCTCACTGCTACATGGCGACTTGGCGACCGTCCCAGCCGCCCTCCCAACATGCAGCCGAGCGGCCTGGGACAGGAGAAAGGTCATAttcgggggggaggggggcacaaCTGGTCCTAATAATAATTCCCGCAGGAGGTGAAAAGGAAGATGCCACTAATGATACCAAGGGCTTTTGCATATGCCTGTCCAATGGAGTGATGCCCCATGTGCCTAATTAACACCTTAGTGCTGCTCCgcagggagggagaagcagaCATGTTCCTGCTCAGGTGGCTCTGTGAGGTTGGGGTGCAAAGAAGGCTCCGTTATggtgccctggggctggcaccCCCTGCAGCATCTATGTTGATCCCCTGTGAAACCATCCTCCATTAATAattcccttcctctgctttgcAATGCATGGCTTATCTTTCTGATCTCACCTTGTTCCATCCATcgatttaaaacatttccatttgccTTTCAGGTTCCCCTTGTCCTGAAATGAATCTTTCTTCCTAGACTTAGATATACATTTTCAGGGACCCATCTCCTTCAAGTGGCATATGGACTCCAAAGCAAGGAAACAACGCTTCCAGGCCTTGATATTTACACAACAGGGATAAGGGAATAGCAGTTGTCCAAATGTGGGTTTACTCTTGAGTGAAAAATAAGCACATTTACTTTCTCCGTAAAAATGCGTGCAACAGAGAGGAATACTTAATCGCTACAGAAAGTAGGGTTACTTTTGTCTGCTGTATATGGACTACAACGgaaacattttatgttttgtgCAAACTGGAAGAACCTGGGCACAGATTTAGAAAAAGGAGCCAGTTGCAAGAAACCTGCTCCATCACTGCCTGCTACCAAGGGATGCCTAAATCACCCCtggaaatctgcattttctttcaataaaagTATACATGTTTTTTAAGCAAATACCGTTGAATGCTTTGGCTTTCTTAGAAACAGTATAATTTTAGGCTGGATCTCAGCAATTTCTTTTCACTGTAAAGTCAGTTCTACTCAATCCACTTACATGGCTATACAGTCGTATAGTCATTTCTCTATAAGTACTTCACAACTCAGAAGCAATATTCTTTACAAATGACACAAAAGGCACTTTTATGTAAAGCTATATAAAGCACTGGTGGGTTATCTGCCTCAAGTAAATGCAGGTTGTCCAAAAATTAATTGCCTGTGGTTTTACCTGtggaatgcatttttttttccacagaccCAAGTattgtaaagctttttttggctttgcagaAGTGAAGAACTGTTACATTGCACCAATGACATGATGTCTACAGTTTGCAGGCAGGTCAGTCGGTTCCCTGGAGTACAATGCCATTTCACCAAAcatcctttcagaaaaaaaaaattgcttagaattgcaaaacaaatttaataatATCAAATGTtaactattttttcatttgaaaagtaTCACTGATAAtaggaaaacattaatttctctAGAACACTTTCTTGCCATGCTGAATTGTTTCTTAtattcttcagtattttctcaaCATGTCAGGATTTTAGAgggtttctttctgcattttagtctggttttgctcttatttttttGGTAGGTTTGGTAGGAtttttgggggggaggaggggtcCACAAACTTCAGAGATAAATCTTGCCAGTTTTAGAAAATAAGCATCCCAAAGCTTTTAGTTGGCTTCAGTAGCACTTTTCCCATGAAGAACGTATTACTGGACTGACTGTGGAATCTAACTGTGGTTTTTATGAGTTTGCAACTTGGAAAGTATCTATGGGAAAGCATGGTATAGTTGAGACACGGATCATTGGCTTTGCAGTTTTGAACTTGGACTCCAGTTGTGGGATCGTTCTGCTTCTTATGAGAGGATGCTACTGACATAGGGCCATAGAAAAAGGCGATATTTAACTTTTATACCAGGTctacaataattttttttttctgatgtaacAATACTGGTTGCAGGTATTTAATTTTGCaagccatttctttttcaaCCACACCTCAAATGTAGATGCAGTTCTACTGTCATATGACTTTGCTGACACAGTTCATTTTCTAAACCAACTTATACAGAAAGTCTTTATCTTTGATAACTATGTCAAAATGGGTATCCagtactgaaacagaaatgatTTATTATGCAATGCCAAAAATTACAGTAGTTATAAGTGTATCTCTTTCTCTCACAAGTGCATGTAAGCACTCATGTTCTCTCTTTCTAACTCTTAATGTTACCTAATGTACATGGCATTTTATTCAGGGTAGATCACCTCTTTTCCAGCTAAAACACTAAGAATGTcctagaaatatttatttgtgtttttcaaGCTGATATTTAACAATTTGAACAGTCTTTACTTTCAAGTCTGAGTTCTGCCTCTCCATAGCATTCAAGCTAAATTAAAGGCAACAAAGCTTTCTGTTTctaaccaaaaagaaaacaaaatccctcaCAGACAGGTAATTGTGCTTTGATGGAAAATGCATGAAAACACTTTTAGCAAAAAGTGGATGTGTTTGGTTTCTGCTGAAAGATATAATGTTACATGAGTATTACCAAGCTCCTTGTGGTACAGTCATGAATAGATTTACATGCTGCCAGACAAAGGATTACTTGTTTCTGgcttttttgattgtttttgttttgggctgggggttttttttgtgtgtgttttgccatttaggttttttttgtttgtttggttggttgtttttttttctaactcagACAAAAGCCTTGGATGTGAAGGTGATACAGTGCAGTCTTGGCAGTCTTACTCTTTCATGTTGCTTTTCAATGTCTCTGTATCACTCATCTGGTAGCACATTTGGTTCTTGGCCAGAGGGCAAGACTTTGGTTTCAGAACAAGACCAAACAAGCATTTGTTTTTATGCTGTCAGTGCTTTAGTGTACCATTAGCTTGAGAGAGACCTTTTCCAGTGGGGAATTGCATCCTGATATCCTCTAAATACCTACTATTCTTTCCACtataaatgctgaaaaataaaatttgatcTTAAGATCAGATGTAAAACTGAGGCTTGATTTGGTGATTAGGacaaaagaagttaattttttctttgaaaaaaaaaggttgcatGTGGAATATTGTTATAAGGATATGAATAGCAAGATGCCTTTTGTAAAAGATGAATACTCTATTAAAACAAGGTTTtggaattaaaatatattgttgTTTTTATGCATTACTATTATGACTGTCCGTTTGTTAGATTGACCACCATTCATAGTTCTATTTTCCTGGGACGTTTACTTGAAAATAAGTGGGGATTAAGGAAAAAGTATCACCATGAGCAATTTTCTGCCCATATGCTGTACCATGTATTCCTGATGGCACTGTTGTCTCCTTCCTTGATGGGCAATGGATTCCCCAGGAGGACCATGTTGAGAGCCTGTTGGTGCTGCCTGAGCCAAAGACAGATGAAGTGTACCCAGTCAAGAGATGCCAACCTGAATTTACAGAACTTTTGCAGCTGCCCTAAGGCTGTGATTTGACTGTGTTACTGTATCCCACCACCAGCTCACCTAGCAGTATGTGTTCTGGATCAGGACGAGCatataatgacatttttatggAGTTTGCCAGAGCATATAAAAAAGAGTTTATACCAGATTTAGACCTTTCTGCCAGCTAATTGAAAGTAGGTGATGTAATCTGGTATAAACAGTAATGGTGCAAAGTCAACCCTTCAATATATCTTAAACAGACCTAAACATGCCaaagggttggttttttgtttgttggggtttatttgttgtttatttttttttggtttgctggttaggtttttttgtgtgtcagaTCAATGCTTTGCATCGTGTGGCAATGGCATTCACATATCCCAGACCTTTTTTGCTTGCACCCATATACTAATTCATCTGAGCTAATGCAACTAGGTTTCAGGGAAGAAAGATTAGGGGAAAAGAAGCAATACTTCAGTTTACAGGAAGGCACTCAGCTGcctcccatttaaaaaaaaaaaaaaaagattaattgaTCTTTGGGCTCTGTAAAGATCTGTGGATCTCAGCAATTTAAAACTGTACCTTTAGGTATGTTGTTGGGGTCGGccatttcagtttatttttttgtcccaAGTGAGTTTGTACAGCTCCCAGACATCTGCCAGTGTGGCATGCTTAAAGGTCCAGTCCCATAAGGCCAGCTGAGCTAATCTAGTGGCTCATTGGAGCTGAAAAAGGTAACTCCCAAAGCCGTGCTTGCTGCCACTGCTTTCCTTGTGCCAGCTCTGGCACTCACCTGGATACCTAGGTGA
Encoded here:
- the NR0B1 gene encoding nuclear receptor subfamily 0 group B member 1, whose product is MACLERCRCCADSRRHSSILYNILRSEEREASPAGQGPRQGLASRGCPCGTRRRVALRSPQVACKAASAVLVKTLRFVQNVPCFQELPLEEQLLLVRSCWAPLLVLGLAQDRVHFETVECAEPSMLQRILTTRRQGERPPPRGPAPGRPHRGPDGGGPHLPSAGEIQAIKGFLAKCWSLDISTKEYAYLKGTVLFNPDLPGLQCTQYIEGLQREAQQALNEHVRLIHRGDEARFAKLNVVLSLLRSINANVIAELFFKPIIGAVNMDDMLLEMLCAKL